The following proteins come from a genomic window of Candidatus Nitrospira nitrificans:
- the mnmA gene encoding tRNA 2-thiouridine(34) synthase MnmA yields the protein MTRPTVLLGMSGGVDSSVAASLLVHQGYEVHGITLQVWEHEDETAATSKKWQERSCCKVGIAKHVAKLLHISHEVIDTRDIFQKGVIDDFLHGYTTGTTPNPCVRCNERVKLRGLIDLAAARNINYVATGHYARLQNYEDTRVLARATDERKDQTYFLYRLNPHWLPKLLFPLGHLTKSEVWREAEVLGLPADELKESQEICFVTQGDYRTFIEKELPEAKQPGLFINEMGQPLGRHDGIAFYTPGQRRGLGIATGQRLYVQQVRPESNSVVLGPEESLNRQECTVSDLNLFAARLLEKPAEVQVKVRYATPPSPAILSPATSSSIRIRFQVPQRALSPGQSAVFYDGDHVLGGGIIQPF from the coding sequence ATGACTCGCCCAACCGTCCTCCTCGGTATGAGCGGTGGAGTGGACAGCTCTGTCGCAGCCTCATTGCTCGTACACCAAGGCTACGAGGTGCACGGCATTACCCTCCAGGTATGGGAACACGAGGACGAAACCGCGGCAACATCGAAAAAATGGCAGGAACGGAGCTGCTGTAAGGTCGGCATCGCCAAGCACGTCGCCAAACTTCTTCACATCTCGCACGAAGTCATCGATACGCGCGACATCTTTCAGAAAGGAGTCATCGATGACTTTCTCCACGGCTATACGACCGGCACCACACCCAATCCATGTGTCCGCTGTAACGAGAGAGTGAAGCTTCGGGGCCTCATCGATCTCGCCGCCGCCCGCAACATCAACTACGTAGCGACCGGCCATTATGCCCGTCTCCAAAACTATGAGGACACTCGGGTTCTGGCACGGGCAACCGATGAGCGCAAGGATCAAACCTACTTTCTCTACCGCCTCAATCCTCACTGGCTGCCCAAGCTCCTCTTCCCTCTTGGCCACCTGACAAAATCGGAGGTCTGGAGAGAAGCCGAGGTCTTAGGGCTCCCAGCCGACGAGCTGAAGGAAAGTCAGGAGATCTGCTTTGTCACTCAAGGAGACTACCGTACCTTCATCGAGAAGGAGCTTCCCGAGGCCAAACAACCAGGCCTTTTTATCAATGAGATGGGGCAACCTCTTGGTCGCCACGACGGCATTGCGTTCTATACACCCGGCCAACGACGTGGCCTTGGTATAGCGACAGGCCAACGGCTCTATGTTCAACAGGTACGCCCAGAGAGCAATAGCGTCGTGCTCGGACCGGAAGAATCCCTCAACAGACAAGAATGTACGGTAAGCGATCTCAATCTCTTTGCAGCCCGTTTATTGGAAAAACCGGCGGAGGTTCAGGTCAAAGTCCGCTACGCGACTCCCCCGTCACCAGCCATTCTGTCGCCGGCCACCTCCTCGAGCATCCGCATTCGGTTCCAGGTGCCTCAACGGGCGCTCAGTCCAGGCCAATCCGCCGTCTTCTATGATGGCGACCATGTCCTCGGCGGAGGAATTATCCAACCGTTCTAA
- a CDS encoding ParB/RepB/Spo0J family partition protein: MEKKALGKGLGALLPSSRVSPPTEPTDVQRIRIDTIVPNRYQPRHTFPPDELAELTASIKESGVLQPIMVRRKGDGMYELISGERRWRASKEAGLETIPVIIRNCSDQESLLLALVENLQREDLNPMETARAYSRMMNEFGLTQDAIAAKVGRDRSSVANFVRLIHLHPELQELVQGGTLTTGHAKALLGLSSPEDQLKIGKMVASGALSVRETERLVELSLAGKKRQPKASPSSPWADLEARLQKRLGTKVTIHSQDQGGKIVIHYFSPAELDGIVETLLS; the protein is encoded by the coding sequence ATGGAGAAAAAAGCTCTCGGTAAAGGTCTTGGTGCTCTCCTCCCATCCTCCAGGGTGAGCCCCCCTACTGAGCCGACCGATGTCCAAAGGATACGGATCGACACTATTGTCCCCAATCGCTATCAACCGCGACACACCTTCCCGCCGGACGAACTCGCTGAACTGACGGCTTCCATCAAGGAGAGCGGCGTGCTTCAGCCGATTATGGTCCGCCGCAAGGGGGACGGCATGTATGAACTGATCTCTGGAGAGCGTCGGTGGCGCGCATCAAAAGAAGCCGGTCTCGAGACCATTCCCGTTATCATTCGCAATTGCAGTGATCAAGAATCACTCTTGTTGGCATTGGTTGAAAATCTCCAACGCGAAGACCTGAATCCCATGGAGACTGCACGCGCCTATTCGCGCATGATGAATGAGTTCGGCCTCACACAAGACGCCATCGCCGCGAAGGTCGGTCGTGATCGCTCTTCCGTGGCGAACTTCGTTCGATTGATCCATCTTCATCCTGAACTCCAGGAACTCGTCCAAGGAGGCACTCTGACAACGGGTCATGCGAAAGCTCTCCTCGGCCTTTCATCCCCGGAAGACCAGTTGAAGATCGGCAAAATGGTAGCGTCCGGAGCTCTGTCGGTCAGAGAGACAGAAAGACTCGTAGAGCTCTCCCTTGCAGGAAAGAAGCGGCAGCCCAAAGCGTCTCCCAGTTCCCCATGGGCGGACCTCGAAGCCAGATTACAGAAACGCTTAGGCACGAAAGTAACGATCCACTCTCAAGACCAAGGAGGGAAGATCGTCATTCATTATTTTTCCCCTGCCGAACTTGACGGCATTGTGGAAACTCTGCTCAGCTAA
- the rsmG gene encoding 16S rRNA (guanine(527)-N(7))-methyltransferase RsmG, with protein MEQSPSSLLQKSSAEIGIPLSTDQVQQFILYLEQLQLWNRSINLTSITLNDEIIIKHFVDSLAALRAEDIKVGARLLDVGTGAGFPGIPLKIARLDLNLTLVEPVVKKVSFLRFLIGLLRLPNVDIFNGTLERFINEHLPYELFDYMTTRALKQDFILKDGRKLLRQGGKAILYSSQPIDRSDLSSDWLLVGEYSFQLQKDYGQRIVSIVIPSV; from the coding sequence TACCGACCAGGTGCAACAGTTCATACTGTACCTTGAACAGCTTCAACTCTGGAATCGATCAATCAATCTCACCAGCATTACTTTAAATGACGAGATTATCATCAAACACTTTGTAGACTCTCTCGCCGCACTCCGAGCTGAAGATATCAAGGTTGGAGCCAGACTGCTTGATGTCGGTACAGGAGCGGGTTTTCCAGGAATTCCTTTAAAAATTGCGAGATTAGACTTAAATCTGACTCTCGTTGAGCCAGTGGTAAAGAAAGTCTCCTTCCTTCGCTTTCTCATTGGCCTTCTTAGACTACCAAATGTTGACATATTCAATGGCACTCTAGAGAGATTCATAAACGAACATTTGCCATATGAACTGTTTGACTACATGACCACTCGTGCATTGAAACAGGACTTTATTTTGAAAGACGGCAGGAAACTCCTTCGACAAGGAGGAAAAGCCATTCTCTACTCGTCACAACCGATCGATCGATCTGATCTTTCATCCGACTGGTTATTAGTTGGTGAATACTCATTTCAACTTCAGAAAGACTATGGACAGAGAATTGTTTCTATCGTTATACCTTCGGTCTGA
- a CDS encoding alginate export family protein — protein MATLETTPEPRVQGQWRTVFLAVMTAAVGLMASSSPAQSAFELPPGEKITNPIVIGRGIPQKEAYEPFDPRIGRNFDLRNLWMRADLRVRPEYRNNVCFGGGIGAAGQCNAPGIAPNSLIGKANDQFVQQMTRLGIGYDLSPDVNFYLELIDSRTWGGNGTPVGAGGAGNNGDPIIHTCGSTPSQGGRPVCSLGIRAGYMLIRNFAGIQGLGLKAGRQYLVFGDQSLFGHFDWANTGFSFDGVMVQYSHSIMDTHAGWFRTAETDLLQGAALGSGNPNIGGTGQARNAAGDADLFILYNQIKAVPGFLIEPFYAYYKSNLGGGDISSQGLGTPKHGNQTRHTVGTRVAMKKGYFDASSEVVYQFGQMGDTAASASALCGDPGGEGKCLHINAWATRNWIGYTAFNLPGKPRIAFNFDYASGDGRANCTLNAAYGDCKTANTFENFFPTNHIHMGYMDVIAWKNMMSFSGNFQARLTKDDHIELWYTNIHLANARDNWYRASQGVYVFSRPDNTATHIGDEVDVVWTHFFMNGMVAFQGGYGHLFPGPYISHNLGRRDVGQDWAYVQLWINF, from the coding sequence ATGGCTACCCTAGAGACGACTCCTGAGCCTCGAGTTCAGGGACAGTGGCGGACGGTCTTCCTCGCGGTCATGACGGCGGCGGTCGGACTCATGGCGTCGTCCAGTCCAGCCCAAAGCGCCTTCGAATTACCACCGGGTGAAAAGATTACCAATCCGATCGTGATCGGCCGCGGTATCCCTCAAAAGGAAGCCTACGAACCGTTCGACCCCAGAATCGGTAGGAACTTTGATCTTCGCAATCTGTGGATGCGCGCCGACCTTCGCGTCCGGCCTGAATACCGCAACAATGTCTGTTTCGGCGGCGGGATCGGAGCGGCTGGACAATGTAATGCCCCGGGTATTGCTCCCAACAGCCTGATCGGCAAAGCCAACGATCAATTTGTCCAGCAGATGACCCGACTGGGGATCGGCTACGATCTGTCCCCCGATGTCAATTTTTACCTCGAACTTATTGATTCTCGCACCTGGGGTGGAAACGGAACGCCGGTCGGCGCCGGAGGCGCGGGGAATAACGGAGATCCCATTATCCATACATGCGGCTCGACACCCAGTCAGGGTGGACGGCCAGTCTGCTCACTGGGCATACGAGCCGGTTACATGTTGATCCGCAATTTTGCCGGGATACAGGGCTTGGGGCTAAAAGCGGGTCGTCAATATCTCGTTTTCGGGGACCAAAGTTTGTTCGGCCACTTCGATTGGGCCAACACAGGTTTCTCCTTCGACGGGGTCATGGTGCAGTATAGCCACAGCATCATGGATACCCATGCCGGATGGTTTCGGACAGCGGAAACAGACCTCTTACAAGGGGCGGCCCTCGGGAGCGGAAACCCGAATATCGGGGGGACCGGTCAAGCAAGAAACGCGGCTGGGGATGCAGATCTCTTTATCTTGTACAACCAGATCAAAGCGGTCCCAGGGTTCTTGATTGAACCATTCTATGCCTATTACAAGAGCAACCTCGGCGGTGGAGACATTTCTTCCCAAGGGCTGGGCACCCCAAAGCACGGCAATCAAACCCGCCATACCGTCGGAACACGTGTGGCCATGAAAAAAGGCTATTTCGATGCTTCCAGCGAAGTGGTCTATCAGTTCGGCCAGATGGGGGACACAGCTGCCAGTGCCAGCGCCCTCTGTGGCGACCCTGGAGGAGAGGGGAAATGCCTTCACATCAATGCGTGGGCGACGAGAAACTGGATCGGGTATACGGCCTTCAATCTACCGGGCAAACCACGTATCGCCTTCAATTTCGACTATGCCTCCGGCGACGGCCGAGCGAATTGTACTCTCAACGCTGCCTACGGCGATTGTAAGACCGCCAACACCTTCGAAAACTTCTTCCCGACGAATCACATTCACATGGGATACATGGATGTCATAGCGTGGAAGAACATGATGAGCTTCTCAGGCAACTTCCAGGCACGCCTGACCAAAGACGACCACATCGAACTCTGGTACACCAACATCCACCTTGCGAACGCTCGCGACAATTGGTATCGCGCAAGCCAGGGTGTCTATGTCTTCTCGCGGCCGGACAACACCGCGACCCATATCGGTGACGAAGTCGATGTCGTCTGGACCCATTTCTTTATGAACGGAATGGTCGCCTTTCAAGGCGGGTATGGTCACCTGTTCCCTGGTCCGTATATTTCACACAATTTGGGACGCCGGGACGTCGGACAAGATTGGGCCTATGTCCAACTCTGGATAAACTTCTAG
- the tatA gene encoding twin-arginine translocase TatA/TatE family subunit, which yields MFGSFGWMELLLILIIVLIIFGAGKLPQLGEGLGKAIKGFKKSVHEADAIDVTPAEQSQQAQPQATPSNQVGAQSDASPSPASQSTQSGQVKQG from the coding sequence ATGTTCGGGTCATTTGGGTGGATGGAATTACTGCTGATTTTGATCATTGTCTTGATCATTTTCGGCGCAGGTAAACTTCCTCAATTGGGCGAAGGCCTCGGTAAGGCTATCAAAGGCTTCAAGAAGTCTGTGCATGAAGCCGATGCCATCGACGTCACACCGGCCGAACAGTCTCAGCAGGCCCAGCCACAGGCAACTCCGTCAAATCAGGTCGGCGCTCAATCAGACGCCTCACCATCGCCCGCTTCCCAATCGACGCAGTCGGGCCAGGTGAAACAAGGGTAA
- a CDS encoding YkgJ family cysteine cluster protein: MMTPPTTEHFEIALNTSAGQITTAVEVPTGFVPVTAIVPLIRRLGEEAHALEVARSVDAGKPPSCHKGCAACCRMLVPLSAPEAFALEEWLRSRPTDQQARIAARFAETKSRLLSQGLWQRLLGLCNVPEQPNDDALETVNREYYALRLPCPFLEEETCTIYEARPAACRELLVSSPPERCDDLINNAVAPISAPVLVSTVLGLLWQELRKAPTRLIPLPVALDWANAHEQENRHRWKGVELLDGALDKTWRFLSQSTHEPPRDSIG; this comes from the coding sequence ATGATGACCCCTCCCACAACCGAGCACTTCGAGATTGCGCTCAACACCTCTGCCGGTCAAATTACCACCGCCGTGGAGGTGCCGACCGGATTCGTGCCCGTCACGGCCATCGTCCCATTGATACGACGTTTGGGGGAAGAAGCCCACGCACTCGAAGTGGCGCGTTCGGTCGATGCGGGTAAACCGCCTTCGTGCCACAAGGGATGTGCGGCTTGCTGTCGTATGTTGGTCCCCCTGTCGGCCCCGGAAGCGTTTGCGTTAGAGGAGTGGCTCCGCTCGCGTCCGACCGACCAACAGGCGCGCATTGCGGCACGGTTCGCGGAAACGAAATCTCGACTGCTGTCACAGGGGCTCTGGCAACGACTCTTAGGACTCTGCAATGTTCCGGAACAGCCGAACGACGATGCTCTGGAAACGGTGAACCGTGAGTACTATGCTCTGCGACTGCCCTGCCCCTTCCTTGAAGAAGAGACATGCACGATCTATGAGGCACGTCCTGCGGCATGTCGGGAGTTGCTGGTGAGTTCGCCTCCCGAGCGCTGTGACGACCTGATCAACAATGCTGTGGCGCCCATTTCAGCGCCTGTGCTGGTCAGCACCGTTTTGGGGCTGTTATGGCAAGAGCTGAGGAAGGCTCCGACAAGGTTGATCCCCCTCCCAGTCGCGCTGGACTGGGCGAACGCTCATGAACAAGAGAATCGGCACAGGTGGAAGGGTGTCGAATTACTCGACGGCGCGCTGGACAAGACGTGGCGTTTCTTAAGCCAGTCGACTCACGAACCCCCCCGAGACTCTATCGGATAA
- the thrH gene encoding bifunctional phosphoserine phosphatase/homoserine phosphotransferase ThrH codes for MEKPVVVCLDLEGVLVPEIWINVALKTGIADLKITTREMPDYDKLMRQRLDILDRHALKIGDIQDVIDKMGPLDGAPEFLAWLRERCQVIILSDTFYQFAQPLMRQLGFPTLFCNQLEIDGNGRIMNYHMRMQDPKKHAVAALKSLNFLTLAAGDSYNDTAMLGEAHAGFFFCPPEHLPKEFPRFPVTRNYGELREQLMTAGRLIGP; via the coding sequence ATGGAGAAGCCAGTGGTGGTGTGTTTAGATCTGGAAGGAGTGCTCGTGCCGGAGATATGGATCAATGTCGCACTGAAGACCGGCATTGCTGATTTGAAGATCACGACTCGCGAGATGCCCGATTACGACAAGCTCATGAGGCAGCGGCTGGACATTCTCGATCGGCATGCGTTGAAGATCGGCGACATTCAAGATGTGATCGACAAGATGGGGCCGTTGGACGGCGCACCCGAGTTCCTCGCATGGCTGCGCGAACGTTGCCAAGTCATTATTCTGTCCGACACCTTCTATCAGTTTGCCCAGCCCCTCATGCGGCAGCTGGGCTTTCCGACGCTCTTCTGCAATCAGCTGGAGATCGACGGGAATGGGCGCATCATGAACTACCACATGAGAATGCAGGATCCCAAGAAGCACGCAGTGGCTGCCCTCAAATCGCTGAACTTCTTGACGCTGGCGGCAGGTGATTCATACAACGATACGGCCATGCTGGGTGAAGCTCACGCCGGATTTTTCTTTTGTCCTCCCGAGCATCTACCGAAAGAATTCCCTCGGTTTCCCGTGACGCGGAACTATGGTGAACTGCGGGAACAGTTAATGACAGCAGGCCGGCTCATAGGGCCATGA
- a CDS encoding bactofilin family protein, which produces MWALGEKSAQDTSDSDNFTFLGKGVDFKGVLNFDGTIRIDGRVEGEVHTTGTLIIGEQAVIKGILSAGTLMTSGKVNGTVTATTKIQILKPGVLIGDIRTPGISIEDGAHFHGMCDMGAHKWVDESQPSSKNVHDLASHRGKTRVVDL; this is translated from the coding sequence ATGTGGGCCCTAGGCGAAAAAAGCGCTCAGGACACCAGCGACAGTGATAATTTCACCTTCCTCGGAAAGGGAGTCGATTTCAAGGGTGTTCTCAACTTTGATGGGACCATCCGCATCGACGGACGCGTTGAAGGGGAAGTTCATACCACCGGGACTCTCATTATCGGAGAGCAGGCGGTTATCAAAGGCATTCTTTCCGCCGGCACCCTCATGACCAGCGGCAAGGTCAACGGCACCGTCACCGCCACGACCAAAATTCAAATCCTTAAGCCCGGAGTGCTCATCGGCGACATTCGTACACCAGGCATTTCGATCGAAGATGGCGCGCACTTCCATGGCATGTGCGATATGGGAGCTCATAAGTGGGTCGATGAGAGCCAACCCTCATCCAAGAACGTTCACGATTTAGCATCCCATCGAGGCAAGACTCGCGTGGTAGACCTCTAG
- a CDS encoding ImmA/IrrE family metallo-endopeptidase gives MGTMLRERKKMLRIPNQVVLPFGYRITVRQLSDAEMDKRDANADGIWDDDTKTIYVRKRLPVTRRRYILAHELGHAWLDWQHRYMDDGKASI, from the coding sequence ATGGGTACGATGCTTCGAGAACGAAAGAAAATGTTGCGCATACCCAATCAGGTTGTCCTTCCGTTCGGTTATCGGATTACCGTTCGACAGTTATCCGACGCGGAGATGGATAAGCGCGATGCGAATGCCGATGGAATTTGGGATGACGACACCAAGACGATCTACGTGCGGAAACGACTTCCCGTGACCCGCCGCCGATACATTCTTGCCCACGAGCTGGGCCACGCCTGGCTGGACTGGCAACACCGATACATGGATGACGGAAAAGCGAGTATCTAA
- a CDS encoding Sec-independent protein translocase subunit TatA/TatB, translated as MFGLGASEILIILVIAFLLFGPKQLPEVGRQVGKAIKGFKDTAEDLRKSVEPELNMIQQEVKMVEQDLQASLKEAEEEITAAGTPPEEAPASISKSGQM; from the coding sequence ATGTTTGGATTGGGAGCCAGCGAGATCTTAATTATTCTGGTGATCGCCTTTCTCCTATTTGGTCCCAAACAACTTCCTGAAGTCGGACGGCAAGTCGGGAAGGCCATCAAAGGCTTTAAAGATACAGCTGAAGATCTTCGCAAGTCCGTGGAGCCGGAACTGAATATGATTCAGCAAGAAGTCAAGATGGTCGAACAGGACCTTCAAGCTTCCTTGAAAGAAGCCGAAGAAGAAATTACGGCCGCAGGTACCCCTCCGGAGGAGGCTCCCGCATCCATCAGCAAGTCGGGTCAGATGTAA
- a CDS encoding ParA family protein: MGKVVAVANQKGGVGKTTTAINLSSAIALEGKTVLLIDMDPQGNATSGLGIDHGTLKSTTYSCLAKTSTIQESSIETSVSGLSLLPANADLAGAEVELVTIEGRESHLKSIISEIREVYDYIFLDCPPALGILTINALTAADSVLIPVQCEYYAMEGLTRLIRSIDLVRQSFNSRLDLEGIVLTMFDSRNSLARQVAEQVRSHFIDKVYHAVIPRNVSLAEAPSYGRPGILYNVASAGSQSYVHLAKEFIANGEKSSR; this comes from the coding sequence ATGGGAAAGGTCGTTGCAGTTGCAAATCAAAAAGGCGGAGTTGGTAAGACGACTACGGCGATAAATCTATCATCCGCTATTGCCTTAGAAGGGAAAACTGTTTTACTCATTGATATGGACCCCCAGGGAAATGCCACCAGTGGCCTTGGCATTGATCATGGGACATTAAAGAGCACGACGTACAGTTGCCTTGCTAAAACCAGTACGATTCAAGAATCTTCAATAGAAACATCAGTTTCAGGACTTTCACTCCTGCCAGCCAATGCGGATCTTGCTGGAGCTGAAGTTGAACTTGTCACTATTGAGGGCCGTGAAAGTCATCTCAAGTCCATCATTAGTGAGATCAGAGAAGTCTATGATTATATTTTTCTAGATTGCCCTCCGGCCCTTGGAATCCTCACCATTAATGCTCTTACCGCCGCAGATTCTGTTCTCATACCAGTTCAATGCGAATATTATGCAATGGAAGGTCTGACCAGACTCATTAGGAGCATCGATCTTGTCCGTCAATCGTTTAACTCACGCCTCGACCTGGAGGGAATCGTCCTGACGATGTTCGACTCTCGTAATAGCTTAGCCAGACAGGTAGCAGAACAAGTACGCTCTCACTTCATTGATAAGGTGTATCACGCTGTCATCCCCCGTAACGTCTCGCTCGCCGAAGCTCCGAGTTACGGCCGACCCGGAATTTTGTACAACGTAGCATCGGCTGGCTCGCAATCTTACGTACATTTAGCTAAGGAGTTTATTGCCAATGGAGAAAAAAGCTCTCGGTAA
- a CDS encoding bactofilin family protein codes for MWKDKQDGRRSDEVDIEGNGSSLEPMRHEPGQDVSAFVGKGVVFKGTITYNGTVRIDGTLDGEIHTDGILLVGEEAVITAKVTAGTIVCKGKITGDIHARDKMKLRAPAIINGGVTTPMLSMEEGVLFNGTLEMEHADSTSQRDTTHLRAVGISDEPAIRRVPA; via the coding sequence ATGTGGAAGGACAAACAAGACGGCAGGCGTTCCGACGAGGTTGACATTGAAGGCAATGGATCGAGCCTTGAACCTATGCGGCACGAACCCGGCCAAGATGTCAGCGCGTTCGTCGGCAAGGGCGTCGTGTTCAAGGGCACAATCACCTATAACGGAACCGTACGGATTGATGGGACTCTTGACGGAGAAATCCATACCGATGGCATCCTGCTGGTCGGCGAAGAAGCCGTCATCACAGCGAAAGTGACGGCCGGCACGATCGTCTGTAAGGGAAAAATTACAGGGGATATTCACGCCCGAGATAAAATGAAGCTGCGAGCACCTGCGATCATCAACGGTGGAGTCACCACGCCGATGCTGTCCATGGAAGAAGGCGTCCTCTTCAACGGTACCTTGGAGATGGAACACGCCGACTCCACATCCCAACGTGACACCACCCATCTCCGTGCGGTTGGAATATCGGATGAACCCGCCATCCGGAGGGTTCCCGCCTAG
- a CDS encoding EVE domain-containing protein, whose product MGPKRYWLMKSEPSAFSIDDLIRSPEKTTCWDGVRNYQARNFMRSMAVGDHVLFYHSNADPPAVVGIAEVTTSAYPDSTQFDKKDTHYDPASKPSRPRWDMVDIRFVRKFVRPLPLEELRKEPTLTGMVLLQKGSRLSVQPVSALEWRHILRLAGR is encoded by the coding sequence ATGGGACCCAAAAGGTATTGGTTGATGAAGTCAGAGCCTTCCGCATTCTCCATTGACGATTTGATACGATCTCCCGAAAAGACAACCTGTTGGGACGGCGTACGCAACTATCAAGCGCGCAATTTCATGCGCAGCATGGCAGTCGGCGACCACGTCCTCTTCTACCACAGCAACGCTGATCCACCGGCGGTCGTGGGCATCGCGGAAGTCACCACAAGCGCGTATCCTGATTCAACGCAATTCGATAAAAAGGACACTCACTATGATCCCGCGAGCAAGCCTTCGCGACCCAGATGGGACATGGTCGATATCAGATTTGTTCGTAAATTCGTTCGTCCGTTGCCTCTGGAGGAATTGCGAAAAGAACCGACGCTCACAGGAATGGTCTTACTGCAGAAGGGGTCTCGGCTTTCGGTTCAACCGGTCAGCGCGCTCGAATGGAGACACATCCTCCGACTAGCCGGCCGTTGA